The genomic segment TACAAATCCCACTTAATTGTCTTTACACAGCCAACGGAATTACCTCACCTATAACATCTACATACATTGAAATCTCGCCTGGTTCGGAAAAGAGTTTCGAAATGGATACACAATGCATTAAGCAAAATTTTCCAGATATTACAAAAATAACCCTGACTATCCGCACATTATTCTTTCGCACGCAAGTATTAAAAGTTGATATTGATTTGCCTTCAAACTCAACATAACACTTTTGCTTGTTCTTAGAAACCCTATTTATTCAGAAGTTTCAATTATTTCTCGGACTGGGAAGTATAGCGGAAAGGAATAATTGTAAATGCCATGTCGGATTGAGGAAGTAGTTCTGCAAAGAAAACCCCATGCGATTCTTTTATCAACAATCGTCTTCCGCACACAGGACACATATACTCAGAGCCCGGATTTACATCCTCTGCTATTTTGATATGAGTGCTACAGAACGGACAGGCAAGGCTACGACTATCTCGTTTGTGGTAATCTTGAAGTAGTGAGTGTATTTTTCCCATGTTATATGCTTCAATTAGAGCATCTACCATTTCAGGGTCTAATTGCGTTCCTTTCGCATTGATAATTTTTTCGATAGCAATCTCCGGGTCTAATCCTTTTCGATAAGGGCGATTGCTCGTCATGGCATCCAGCGTATCTGCAACCGCTACTAATCGTCCTTCTGGGGGAATTTCTTTTCCTTTTAAGCCATAGGGATAGCCTTTCCCATCGTATCGTTCATGGTGATACAAACAATAGGGAATAATCGGCTGGAATAAAGCAATATCTCTTAGCAAATCGGCTCCTCGTAAGGGATGAATTTTCATTTTTTCAAATTCTTCATCAGTCAATTGTCCCGGTTTTCTAAGAATGGCATCATCTACAGCAATTTTTCCAACATCATGCAAAACCCCACCCATATACACCTCTTCTATTTTCTCTTCAGACCAGCCCAATACTTTCGCTATCTCTATGGAAAAATTTGTTACCCTCCATGTATGACCTATAGTATAATGGTCTCGTAATTCCACAGCATTAGCAATAGTTGTTAATGTGTCCTTATAACTCTGTTTTATCATTTCGATATATTGTGCATTACGGAGGGCTATTGCTGCAGGTCCCGCTATAGCCACCAGCATTTCAAGGTCTTCTTGACTGAAAGCACGAGAGGTCCCTCGCGTATCCACATAAATCACACCCAAACATTGATTTTGATAAACAAGGGGAACACACATCGCAGAAGCAATTCGGTGCCGAATAATACTGCCCGAAATATTTTTAAAACGGCTATCTTCCCCTGCGTTTTGAGTAATTAAAGCCTCCCTTTTCTCAAAGGCACGATTTACAATAGTAGCACTGATTGAAAATTCTTCCAATGCCATTTTTGTATGGATAAATTCCGGGACAAGTCGTTTTCTTCGTTTATCCCATAACAAAATGGCTCCGTTATGGGCAGGTAATAGAGAGAAAATTTGTTCTATAATTTTTGAGAATAGATTCTTTAAGTTATTCTCACTGACAATAATCTGATTAGCGTTATAGATAGCCTGCAAACGCTTCTGGATAGACTTCAATTGTTCCTGCGCAACTTTCCCCTGTGGAACCTGAAAAAGTGTTTCATGGATAAGACTTAAATCAGCACTTTCCGTGTCTTCATCTATAGTGGCATCAAAACGCACCGGAGAGTTATCTGTATCTGATGATGTGTCTACAACTTCATAACGGATTAATTGTGTCCCAACACGAAAAACATCCCCAGGCTTGAGTAAATACTCCGTAATTTTCTGAGTGCCTACATAAGTTCCATTAACACTATTTAAATCTTTTAGTAATGGACCTTTTTCCGTTGGTTCTATTACCGCATGCTTTCTTGAAACTTTTGGGTCTTCAAGAGAAATAACATTTTCCTGCCCTCTACCGATAGTTAAAACCTCATCGGCAGGGAAGGAAGCACCTTTTTTTGTCCCGGTAAGGACTACAATATTTGCCTCTTTCATAAAAAATCTTTCCTTACATTTAATATCATTTTACCTGATAATGCAGGTAAAAAGGAAAGAATTTTTGTTATTGTTACATAATTTGTTAAAGAAATAACAATTGTTTTAAGGGAAAAATTCGTTTTGTGTAAAAAATCTATAAAGTAAAGGGGATTTCTTTACAAAAAAATGGCGCGCCCGGCGGGATTTGAACCCACGGCCCCTTGCTCCGGAGGCAAGTGCTCTATCCAACTGAGCTACAGGCGCGTTAAAACACATGGCTCTTTTATAAGAATATCACATTTGTAGAATACAATTCTAAAAAAGATATTGATTTGAAGGATTAATCCTTACTTCCGAATTCATATTTTACACCTGCGGATAAACGATGTTCCCAGGGTTCAATATCTCGCTTCTGATGTTCACTGTCATATTCGTTGGAAAGGGTTAGTTCTACACTAACATTTTTTGAAACAGGCGTTGATAAATTTGCCAAAGAATTAATACGATAATAATCAATATGTTCTAAACTGGGTTCAAATGTTAAATCATGGGAAAGTTCCGAATTTAAAATTCTTCGTTTGTATTTACTCCCTATTTTCAAACTTGTAAAATCATTGGTTGTTTTTTCCGCATTCAGTGGGTTTAAAACTTTTATACTTCCCCCAAGAATTCCACCCAAACTTCCAATATCCGACGGGTCTTGGATTAATCTTTGAGAAGAAGTAGCTATTTGATTTAACCCTTCCTGAATTTGTTCCTGCTTAACCTGATTCTTTTGAAAGGGCACATACGGGAGCCATTCTTCATGGGTTAACATGAGTGCTCCTTCCATAGACCATGTCTGATGGGGTTGGGATATAATCTCGTAACCTGTCCCACCACCTATCTGTCCCCTTAATCCTAACTTTCTCCCTTCATCTCGTTCCACTCCCATATCTGTGTAAATATACCAATTCTTTTCAGGATAATATTGATAACGGAGTTTCCCATTATATCTTCGCGTGTTAATTTCATTTTCAACCTCACTATAAGCCCCAGACAATTCCATTTCTATAAGGTCTTTCGTCCTTTTTCCTGACACTGCTATACTACTTTCCAAATTTGTAGTATCTGTCGTTCCTTTTTGAAGTGAAGCAAGAAGCTTACCACTGCCTGACCATTTCCTCTTATCCTTTTGTTCCTGTATTGCTGGATTTTCAGTTGTAGGTGTGATTTTTTGGATATTTTCCCAGGGAATAGATTGTTTCTTCCCTTTTTCTGTTATTAACAACTTATCACTTGTAAAATCCATTTTTCCCTGGATTGTTTCTCCGTTTACAAGTGATACTTCGAATGGCTCTTCTCTCTCGATTTTATTTATATCTGTTCGCTTTACAGTAATAGTTCCCAGAATATCTGTATTTAAAATTAGATGGTCATTTGTTATCTCTACAATTTCCCCTGTAAGGCTATCGCCATTGACAAATTCTATACGGTCTGAATAAATAAATGAAACTTCCAATATAGAAAAAAATATAATAATAAAAAATATAAAGAAAGTATGTCTTTTTGTTTTCATATTCAGTCCCTTAAAATGTATAATAGTTTAGCAATACATTGTTATATTAGACGAATGAAAGATATATATGTATTCAATTTTATATTTATATAGGACGATTAAATGTGCTAATAAAAACGCAGAAAGAATCCTATTAGAAAACAATCACGATTATATGTTATATATTGTAATATATTCTTGAATTTCTCTCTGAGGACTTTTTATGCAAATGCTGTATGACACATGGTTTTTATGGTCTATTACTTTTTTATTTCTTTCTCTACTTATAGTTTCTTTTCTCATTGGAATTTATAAAAAGAAGAAAGAAGAAAAACAACGCATTTTAAGAGATTGGGAACGAGTTCGATATATTTTAAAAGAGAAGGAATTGAATGAGAAGGAAATAAAACTTTTTGAAGAAATTATACATAAATACGACCCTCAAAATCCGTTGGGTGTGACAACTTTTCGTCAGCAATTTATCCGTTGTATACATAAGTATATATTAAATGCTCGAAAAAATCTTAGTTTTGAGGAGCTGGATGAAATCGGTGAGGCAATTCGTGAAATCAGTATTCGATTAGGTCACGACTATATTCCTTATGGACAGCGTATATATACCACTGTAGAACTTTATCAGAACCAACCGTTATGGATGGCTCCCCAAGGAGAAAACCCTTCCCTTTGGAGAAAAGGGAATGTTGTAGATATAAACGGTGCTTTTTTTCGGGTCACCCCATTTACGCCACGAGATAGGCTTCCTGTAAATTTAGGACAATACATTTCATTCAAGATGTGGCGGGAAGATGATGCACGGTATCAATTTTCTACCGTATTACGAAGAATAGAATTAGACCCGGAAATCTATGTGTTTGACCATGCGTTCTCTTTAGAACGATTTCAATCCCGTGCCTATTTTCGTGTTCGATTGGACAAACCTGTAGAAGTAGATATTGTCAAGATAGATAAAAAATATGATTTAAATCAGATTAGTGCCGATGATGTGCCCAGTCAAATCCAATTTTCTACCCGCGCTCGTATTGTGAACTTAAGTGCCGGCGGTTCTGCTATACTAATTGATAGAGATATTGATGAAGGATTTTTTATCCGAATACTTCTTGATATGGAAGATGATAAAGAACCAAAATATATCACATTGTATATGCGTATTATTAATAAAGTAAATGTGGCATTGGGAAGGTATATGTATCGTGGAGCCTTTATGGGATTAACTGATGAAAATCGAGACCGTCTCGCCAAATATGTATTCCGTCAACAGCCGCCTGTATCCTCAGCACTTCGGGAACAACAGAAGAAAGATGAAGATAACAAAATATAAAGAAAGATATAAAGCGGGACAAGGGAGATAAATTCAATAATGCAATGGGAACGCATAAAAAACAATCAAAGCAAAATAATTCCTTTATCCGGAATTTATGTTTTTGTTCATACTACAACATTTTTTCTATATGAACTTCTGTCTTTAAATTTAGAACTTTCCTCAGGAAATTTTTCCAACAACATACTGTTGTCCCTTGTAGATATTGTTAGAGAATTACTTCTTTGCGCTATTTTAGGGGCGTTACAATCCATTATTTTTGCCCGTCTTGGTGTAATTTTAGAATTCCCTATCTGGCGTTGCAGAGATGATAAAGAAGCACTACGCCGATTCTTTCTGCTCTGGTTTGGGATTAATGCAGGACTAATTACCATTAATCGCGTAGCCAATATATTAGAAGAAAGAGGAATTTCAGACCTTGCTTCTTTGCTGGTAGGAATAGGACTTATTGCGAACATTGTTTATTTACCTTTAGCTATCTGCTGGATGTATTCGGGTGAAAAACTGTCCGAAAACGATTCGTTTTTTCGTGTGTTTCGTCCCATTACACGGCAATGGGGGGAAACATTAGGAATGTGGGCTATTCTCAGTATTTCCCTGTTTGTTGCTCTGTATTTATTATCTCTGCCAATATTACAAGAACCCTCTATTTTTACCGTTGTTATAAAAACTCTTATAATCATACCTCTGGCAGGAATTGACATTATCGTTTTTTGCTGGACATGGCTATTATGTATTCAGTGCAGAATTCAAGGATTGGACGAGGATGTATCCTTAGATGATTTTTAACAGCACAAAAAAGGAGTAATTTATATCCATGAAAGCCATTATTCTTTGTGCCGGTAAAAGCACACGAACTTACCCGCTTACGGTAACCCGTCCCAAGCCCCTACTCCCTTTATTAAACCGACCTATTATTGAAATTCAAATGGAAGGACTTTACTCCTTTGTTGAGGAGTTTATTCTTGTTGTTGGTTATCGTCAGGAAATGATACAACAACGATTGGGAGAAAACTGGAAGGGGAAAAAAATTACTTATGTTATCCAGGAAGAACAACGCGGAACGGGACATGCCATATTGATGTGTGAAAAAGAAATTCAGGGTCCTTTTATGGCAATGAATGGAGATGACCTTTTTGACCCGAACGACTTAAAAAATCTTGCCCAGCAAAAACGACCTTCTGCATTAGTAAAAGAAGTGCCAAATCCCAAAGATTACGGGATATATGAACTTGATAGCGGTAATAGAGTAATAAGACTGGTAGAAAAACCCAAAGTTATTTTCTCTAATATCGCAAATATCGGTGCCTATTTATTTACACCGGAGATATTCCCTATCTTACACAAAACACCATTATCGGAACGTGGAGAAATTGAGATTACTTCTGCAATACAAACTATGGCTCAACAAAGTGGCTTCTGGGTATTGCCTGCGGAGGGATATTGGCTACCCATTGGCTATCCGTGGGATTTGCTTCGAGCCAATGCTTTTCTGTTGGACCGCATGCAAAACCCCATAATTTTGGGAACGGTAATGCAGGGAGCATGGATTGAAGGGAAAGTTTTCATTGATAAAGGGACAATTATTCGTTCGGGCAGTTTTATTGAAGGCCCTGCTTACATCGGTAAAAACTGCACAATAGGTCCGAATTGCTGGATACGACCTTATACAACCATCGGGGATAACTGTCGTGTTGGGCAGGCTTCCGAAATAAAAAATTCTATCTTGTTTGACCATGCTTATGCCCCTCATCAGAATTATGTTGGTGATAGCATTTTGGGTGAAGGGGTTAATCTGGGATGTGGAACCGTAACCGCCAATGTCCGTCATGATGGACAAGCCCCTAAATCTGTTGTGAATGGTATTCTGATTGAAACAGGACTAAAAAAATTAGGGGCTATTTTAGGAGATAATGTCCATACAGGAATATTAACCGCCCTTTATCCCGGTCGTAAAATGTGGCCTAATACCTTTACACGCCCCGGTGAAGTCGTTGAGCGAGATATCATTGGTGAAGAAAATGAAAATGGCTAACAAGAGATAGAAATATGAAAATAGTTTTTTTTGGAAATGCTACCGAAAAAAATGCTGGAATACGGTATCGCGTAAAAAAATTCGCAGAGATGTTAGAAGCCGAAGGGCATCAATGTGTAATTTGCTTACATTCCTCAGTGGATTTCTACTTAAAATATTTTGAGAACCAACCCAAATATAAAAAAGCAATTTACTGGTTCTGTGTATGGCTAAATCGGTGGTTCCAATTAAGGCATGTTTTGGGTGCCGATGTTGTATTTTTAAGAGGACCCATTTTTAAATTTGGACCTCCCATTTTTGAATATATTATTTACTATTTGCTAAGAAGGAACCTTGTATTTGACATTGATGATGCGGTTTGGGAAAAACCTGCATTTGTAAAAAATTGGACCCTGAAATTAGTAGATTTTGATTGGGCAAAGAAAATGTGCAAAATCTGTGCAGGTGCCGTTGTCGGTAATCGCTATCTGGAAGAACATGTAAAACAATGGGGAGCAAAAAGAATTGTTATCATCCCGACATGTATTGATATGGAAAAGCATCAATCTAAAAAAGAGTATCCCAAACACAACAATCCGGTAATCATAGGCTGGACTGGATCATATACTAATTTAGGTTATCTGGATATACTCAAAGAACCTTTAAAAGAATTATCCAAAAAATATCCAATACAATTATTTATTGCCTCTAATGGTTTAGATTACAATATGGATGGTGTTCATGTTATATTCGAAAATTGGAAATTCGAAAAGGAATTTGAATACTTGCAAAAGCCCGATATTGGTCTAATGCCGCTTATAGATACACCACGAGCACGAGGGAAATGTGCTTTTAAGGCTTTGCAATACATGGGTGTTGGAACGCCTGTGGTCATTTCTCCTGTGGGAATGAATGCGGAAGTGATAGAAGATGGGGTTCATGGTTTTTTGGCTCGCACACCCGAGGAATGGTATGACCGATTGGAAAAATTAATCGCTAACCCCGATTTGCGAGAACAGATGGGACGGAAAGCACGACAACGCGTTATAGAATTATATTCTTTTGAAGCAAACTATCCACAATTAAAAGAATTTCTGTTGAATATTGCAAAAGGATAAATCAAAATGAAAGAAACAAATAACCCGGATGTTGCTCTGGCGTGGGAGTGGATAGAAGAATTAGATGCATGGGTAGAAATGCACGGCTTATGCGGTTATGACCGCTTCGATGTAAAAGACCATCCCCTATTTCGCTCTTTACAAACTGTGCGAATACTTCGCAAGTTAAGTTCCGGCTATTCCGAATTATTTCCAAAACTTACACGATGGCTTTTGCGTGTGAAGAAAACGGAGAACCCCAAAGCCCATGCACTAATGGCATTAGGTTATCTACGATTGCATAAAATTGAACCAGAGCAAAGACATCTGGAGCAAGCAGAAAAACATCTTTTGTGGCTTCGTTCTCAACGGGTAGCAAATATTGATGGTTGGGCGTGGGGCTACCCTTTTGCCTACACGGGTAAAGGGGTTCATGTCCCTGCAAATACTCCCGTAAGCGTGGTTACCGCTATTGCAGGTCAAGCCTTTTTATCCGCTTACCAGATAACGCAAGAAGAACAATATCTCTCCGCAATTCTTCAAATTGCGGAATTTTTTACGGAGGAACTCCCTCGCTGGACGACAAAGAAAGGGGAACTGTGTTTCGGATACGCACTTAAAGGAGACCCTCGAAAGGTGCATAATGCAAATCTGCTTGTAACAGAATATCTTTATCATCTCTCTAATATTACAGGCGAAAAAAAATACAAGGAAATGGCTCAACCTGCATTAGAATTCTCGCTAAAAGCACAAAACGAAAATGGTTCCTGGTATTATGGATACTGGGAAGAAGGAGACCCATCCGAAAAAGAATTACATAAAATTATAGATAATCATCATACAGGGTTTGTTTTGAGGTCAATATATGAGATTTATAAGTTGGAACCGAATGAAATGCTTAAAGAAAAAATCTTAAAGGGTTTTCAATATTACGCTACTTTATTCGATGAATTTGGTCAACCCCACTTTGCGGAAAATAAAAAATGGCCTGTAGATATATATGCTTGTGCTGAAGGAATCTTGTGCCCCTCTATTTTAGCGGAAGTTATCCCGGCAGCACATGTTCTCGCGGTATTCGTTCTACGGTGGGCATGGTTTCACATGCGGAATTTGAAAACAGGCGAACTTTACTATCGGCGATATCCGTTCTTTGTATCTAAAATTACCTTTCCGCGTTGGGGCGTGGCATGGATGTTTCGGGCTATTGCGGAATATCTTTCCCGTTTCTACGAAGTGAAAGAACGAGTAGAGAGATTAAAAATGCAAGCCATACGCTGGATGGAACCCACTACCCTTGCAGGGGATATATCACAAAGCAATTCAACAGAAAAAACACAATGATTCGGAGATTACTATGCTTCAGGGAATTATAAAAAAAGCAAAGCATTAACCATTGATGTTCCTACTCCACAGGTAGGCAAAGGTATGGTTCTTATAAAAGTTATTTTCAGTTGCATTTCCGCAGGAACAGAATTAAGTGGACTTGCCCGCAGTAAAAAACCGTTAATTCAGAGGGCATGGGAACAACCGGATAAAGTAAAAAAAGTGTTAGACATACTTCGGGACGAAGGCTTCACAGTTGCTTATGCAAAGGTTAAGAATAAATTAGAATCAGGAACACCTATCGGTTATTCTATTAGTGGTGTTGTTATAGCCGTGGGTGATGGAATTAGTCGTTTTCAACCCGGGGATAAAGTTGCTGCGGCAGGTGTAGGTTATGCTCATCATGCAGAATTCGTTTCTGTTCCCGAGAATCTCGTAGTCAAGATTCCGGAAGAAGTATCCTTTGAAGAAGCCTCTACAGTAGCATTAGGGGGAATTGCCATACAGAGCATACGCCGTGCCAATCTTCAATTGGGTGAGTTTGGTGTGGTTTTCGGAGCAGGAATTTTAGGTTTATTAACAACACAAATGCTCCTTGCTTCCGGCATAAGAGTAGCCGTAATTGATATTGACCCGCATCGTTTAGATATAGCCAAAGAATTAGGAGCGGAATGGGTTATTAATTCTAATGATGAAAACAATGTTGAAAAAGTCCTCAATTGGAGTGATGGTTATGGTGCAGATGCTGTTATTTTCACAGCATCTACCCAGCAAAATGACCCCCTATCTCAATGTTTTCGCATGACACGAAAAAAAGGAAAGGTTGTTTTAGTAGGTGTATCAGGTCCAGAAATCAAACGCGAAGACATCTATTCCAAGGAATTAGATTTTCTTATCTCCACATCTTATGGCCCAGGCAGATATGATACGCACTATGAAGAAAAAGGCGTTGATTACCCGTATGCCTATGTTCGCTGGACAGAAAACAGAAATATGAAAGAATACTTGAGGTTGGTTCATAGCAATCATATAAAACTTGGTAGATTGATAGAAAAGACCTACCCTATTGAACAAATTGCTGATGCGTTCGAGTGTCTTTCCTCTGAAACACCCCGACCGCTAATCATGCTCCTTCAATATGGAACCCCTGAAGAAAAACCTTTGCTCCCCACTACATCGCAACAGATAATTCATGTAAACACGAATTATATAAAAAAATCTGTTATTCATGTTGCTGTTATTGGCACAGGGGGATTTGCAACAAATATGCATTTGCCAAATCTTGCAAGGCTTAAAGACAAATATTCCATTTACGCCACTATGGACCGTTCCGCACAACAGGCAAAGTTTGTTGCAGAACAGTATCAAGCCAAATATACTACAACCAATCTGGATGAGATATTAAATGATAAACAGGTAGACCTCGTTTTAATAACTACAAGACACGACTCCCATGCAGAATATTGTTTGAAAGCATTACAGGCAGGAAAACATGTTTTTGTGGAAAAACCCTTAGCCATATCTCAGGAAGAATTGGATAAAATAAAGGATTTCTATGCTCAGGGGAGTGAATCCAAACCCGTATTGCTTGTCGGCTTTAATCGTCGGTTCAGCAAATACCTTGCAGAGATAAAAAAACATACAGATAAGCGAGTTAACCCTTTGCTAATCCACTATCGGATGAATGCAGGTATTTTGCCTTCAGACCACTGGGTTTTTGAAACAGGTGGTAGGATTATCGGCGAAGCATGTCATATTATAGACACTATTTCTTTCCTTACCCAAAGCCCAATTGAAAGTATATCTGTAGAATCTATAACACCAACCACAGACCGATACAGCCCCACGGATAACAAAATTGTGCTATTGAAATACAAAGA from the Candidatus Hydrogenedens sp. genome contains:
- a CDS encoding PilZ domain-containing protein, which encodes MQMLYDTWFLWSITFLFLSLLIVSFLIGIYKKKKEEKQRILRDWERVRYILKEKELNEKEIKLFEEIIHKYDPQNPLGVTTFRQQFIRCIHKYILNARKNLSFEELDEIGEAIREISIRLGHDYIPYGQRIYTTVELYQNQPLWMAPQGENPSLWRKGNVVDINGAFFRVTPFTPRDRLPVNLGQYISFKMWREDDARYQFSTVLRRIELDPEIYVFDHAFSLERFQSRAYFRVRLDKPVEVDIVKIDKKYDLNQISADDVPSQIQFSTRARIVNLSAGGSAILIDRDIDEGFFIRILLDMEDDKEPKYITLYMRIINKVNVALGRYMYRGAFMGLTDENRDRLAKYVFRQQPPVSSALREQQKKDEDNKI
- a CDS encoding HD domain-containing protein — encoded protein: MKEANIVVLTGTKKGASFPADEVLTIGRGQENVISLEDPKVSRKHAVIEPTEKGPLLKDLNSVNGTYVGTQKITEYLLKPGDVFRVGTQLIRYEVVDTSSDTDNSPVRFDATIDEDTESADLSLIHETLFQVPQGKVAQEQLKSIQKRLQAIYNANQIIVSENNLKNLFSKIIEQIFSLLPAHNGAILLWDKRRKRLVPEFIHTKMALEEFSISATIVNRAFEKREALITQNAGEDSRFKNISGSIIRHRIASAMCVPLVYQNQCLGVIYVDTRGTSRAFSQEDLEMLVAIAGPAAIALRNAQYIEMIKQSYKDTLTTIANAVELRDHYTIGHTWRVTNFSIEIAKVLGWSEEKIEEVYMGGVLHDVGKIAVDDAILRKPGQLTDEEFEKMKIHPLRGADLLRDIALFQPIIPYCLYHHERYDGKGYPYGLKGKEIPPEGRLVAVADTLDAMTSNRPYRKGLDPEIAIEKIINAKGTQLDPEMVDALIEAYNMGKIHSLLQDYHKRDSRSLACPFCSTHIKIAEDVNPGSEYMCPVCGRRLLIKESHGVFFAELLPQSDMAFTIIPFRYTSQSEK
- a CDS encoding glycosyltransferase family 4 protein, with amino-acid sequence MKIVFFGNATEKNAGIRYRVKKFAEMLEAEGHQCVICLHSSVDFYLKYFENQPKYKKAIYWFCVWLNRWFQLRHVLGADVVFLRGPIFKFGPPIFEYIIYYLLRRNLVFDIDDAVWEKPAFVKNWTLKLVDFDWAKKMCKICAGAVVGNRYLEEHVKQWGAKRIVIIPTCIDMEKHQSKKEYPKHNNPVIIGWTGSYTNLGYLDILKEPLKELSKKYPIQLFIASNGLDYNMDGVHVIFENWKFEKEFEYLQKPDIGLMPLIDTPRARGKCAFKALQYMGVGTPVVISPVGMNAEVIEDGVHGFLARTPEEWYDRLEKLIANPDLREQMGRKARQRVIELYSFEANYPQLKEFLLNIAKG
- a CDS encoding sugar phosphate nucleotidyltransferase; this translates as MKAIILCAGKSTRTYPLTVTRPKPLLPLLNRPIIEIQMEGLYSFVEEFILVVGYRQEMIQQRLGENWKGKKITYVIQEEQRGTGHAILMCEKEIQGPFMAMNGDDLFDPNDLKNLAQQKRPSALVKEVPNPKDYGIYELDSGNRVIRLVEKPKVIFSNIANIGAYLFTPEIFPILHKTPLSERGEIEITSAIQTMAQQSGFWVLPAEGYWLPIGYPWDLLRANAFLLDRMQNPIILGTVMQGAWIEGKVFIDKGTIIRSGSFIEGPAYIGKNCTIGPNCWIRPYTTIGDNCRVGQASEIKNSILFDHAYAPHQNYVGDSILGEGVNLGCGTVTANVRHDGQAPKSVVNGILIETGLKKLGAILGDNVHTGILTALYPGRKMWPNTFTRPGEVVERDIIGEENENG
- a CDS encoding DUF481 domain-containing protein; its protein translation is MKTKRHTFFIFFIIIFFSILEVSFIYSDRIEFVNGDSLTGEIVEITNDHLILNTDILGTITVKRTDINKIEREEPFEVSLVNGETIQGKMDFTSDKLLITEKGKKQSIPWENIQKITPTTENPAIQEQKDKRKWSGSGKLLASLQKGTTDTTNLESSIAVSGKRTKDLIEMELSGAYSEVENEINTRRYNGKLRYQYYPEKNWYIYTDMGVERDEGRKLGLRGQIGGGTGYEIISQPHQTWSMEGALMLTHEEWLPYVPFQKNQVKQEQIQEGLNQIATSSQRLIQDPSDIGSLGGILGGSIKVLNPLNAEKTTNDFTSLKIGSKYKRRILNSELSHDLTFEPSLEHIDYYRINSLANLSTPVSKNVSVELTLSNEYDSEHQKRDIEPWEHRLSAGVKYEFGSKD
- a CDS encoding bi-domain-containing oxidoreductase gives rise to the protein MVLIKVIFSCISAGTELSGLARSKKPLIQRAWEQPDKVKKVLDILRDEGFTVAYAKVKNKLESGTPIGYSISGVVIAVGDGISRFQPGDKVAAAGVGYAHHAEFVSVPENLVVKIPEEVSFEEASTVALGGIAIQSIRRANLQLGEFGVVFGAGILGLLTTQMLLASGIRVAVIDIDPHRLDIAKELGAEWVINSNDENNVEKVLNWSDGYGADAVIFTASTQQNDPLSQCFRMTRKKGKVVLVGVSGPEIKREDIYSKELDFLISTSYGPGRYDTHYEEKGVDYPYAYVRWTENRNMKEYLRLVHSNHIKLGRLIEKTYPIEQIADAFECLSSETPRPLIMLLQYGTPEEKPLLPTTSQQIIHVNTNYIKKSVIHVAVIGTGGFATNMHLPNLARLKDKYSIYATMDRSAQQAKFVAEQYQAKYTTTNLDEILNDKQVDLVLITTRHDSHAEYCLKALQAGKHVFVEKPLAISQEELDKIKDFYAQGSESKPVLLVGFNRRFSKYLAEIKKHTDKRVNPLLIHYRMNAGILPSDHWVFETGGRIIGEACHIIDTISFLTQSPIESISVESITPTTDRYSPTDNKIVLLKYKDGSVACFEYFSVGSTEFGKEYMEIHFDGKTLVMDDYKSLKGYGLKINEIQTRTSQKGHFEELLALHDSITGKNPNWPISLTELFQTTEVTFLIK